ACGATGATTGAATACGCGCTGGACGACCCTGAAATTCGCGCCGCGTTGGAACCGCGCATTCGCAAACGGCTTGGCTAGAAATTAATAGACAGGATGCACAGGATTTTTCAGGATAAAGGCAATCCTGATGAATCCTGTGCATTCTGTCGAAAGGTTTTTCCGGTTATTTGATGACTTCGGTTCCGAGATAGGAAACCAGCGCCTTCGGCACTTTCACCGAACCATCCGCTTGCTGGTAATTTTCCAGAATTGCCAGCCAGGTTCTTCCCACCGCCAACCCCGATCCATTCAGCGTGTGAACAAATTCGGTTTTCGATTTGCCTTCGCGTTTGAAGCGAATCTGTGCGCGGCGCGCCTGGAAGGCTTCGCAGTTCGAGCAGGACGAAATTTCGCGGTAGGTGTTCTGGCTCGGCAGCCAGACTTCGATGTCGTAGGTTTTGGCCGACGAAAAGCCCATGTCGCCGGTCGAAAGCACGACCGTGCGATATGGCAATTCCAAACGTTGCAAAACGGTTTCGGCGTTGCCGGTCAGTTCTTCCAGCGCGGCGTACGAATCTTCAGGTTTGGTTAGCTTGACCAATTCAACTTTGTCGAATTGGTGCTGGCGAATCAGCCCGCGCACATCGCGTCCGTAGCTGCCCGCCTCCGAACGAAAACATGGCGTGTACGCCGTGTAGCTGATCGTCAAATCTTTTTCGTCCAGAATTTCGTCGCGGTGCAGATTGGTCAGCGGGACTTCGGCGGTCGGAACCAGATAATAGTCGCGCTCAAACCGCAGCTTGAACAAATCCTGCTCGAATTTTGGCAACTGTCCTGTGCCGAACAAACTGTCGGCGTTGACCATAAACGGCGGAAGCATTTCGCGGTATCCGTGTTCCGTCGTGTGCAGGTCGAGCATGAACGCGATCAGCGCGCGTTCGAGCTTTGCGCCAACGCCGCTTAGCACCGAAAAACGCGCGCCCGTGACTTTGGCCGCTCGATCCTGATCCAAAATGCCAAGCGCTGTGCCAATGTCCACGTGATCTTTTGGCGCGAAGCCTTCAGCGGCGAAATCACGCGGCGTTCCCCAACGGCGGACTTCGGCGTTGGCGGATTCGTCTTTGCCGACTGGAACCGATTCGTGCGCCAGATTCGGCACGCGCGTCAAAATGTTGCGGAATTCGTTTTCCAGTTCTTCAACGCGAACCTCGGCGGCTTTGATTTTATCGCCCAGGCTGCGCGATTCGGCCTTTTTGGCTTCGGCTCCTTCTTTTTTGCCTTCGCGCATCAACGCGCCGACTTCCTTGCTGAGGCGGTTGCTGCTGGCGTTGAGTTCGTCGCGGTCGCGAATCAAGGCGCGGCGTTCGGCGTCTAGCTTCTGGAAATCTTCCAGCGCCGCCGGATCGAAGTTGCGCGTGCTGAGCCGTTCGCGCACTTGATCGAAATTCTCACGGACAAAATGTACATCGAGCATAAATGAAACCTCTTGATGAAAAGTGCTCCACAGGGCGGAGTTGGACAAAGTACGCATCGCGCGAAGGGCTGTCAATGCGGAGCTTGAATCAACTTCGGATGTCGAGCGGGAAGACCAGCCAACGGGCTGTTTCTGCCATTTTTCTGGCATCACGGTTTCGACTTTTTTCGGTTTGGTTTTGTGGCGGGCAAATCAAACAATGAGACACGTCGTCATCAGTTGGGTCATAAACGATGGAATGGCCGAGCGAACGCGGCAAGCTTACGACAATTTCAACCAGTCCCTTTTCCGGATGTTCGGCCAAAGCTTTTTCTTGC
This region of Acidobacteriota bacterium genomic DNA includes:
- the serS gene encoding serine--tRNA ligase gives rise to the protein MLDVHFVRENFDQVRERLSTRNFDPAALEDFQKLDAERRALIRDRDELNASSNRLSKEVGALMREGKKEGAEAKKAESRSLGDKIKAAEVRVEELENEFRNILTRVPNLAHESVPVGKDESANAEVRRWGTPRDFAAEGFAPKDHVDIGTALGILDQDRAAKVTGARFSVLSGVGAKLERALIAFMLDLHTTEHGYREMLPPFMVNADSLFGTGQLPKFEQDLFKLRFERDYYLVPTAEVPLTNLHRDEILDEKDLTISYTAYTPCFRSEAGSYGRDVRGLIRQHQFDKVELVKLTKPEDSYAALEELTGNAETVLQRLELPYRTVVLSTGDMGFSSAKTYDIEVWLPSQNTYREISSCSNCEAFQARRAQIRFKREGKSKTEFVHTLNGSGLAVGRTWLAILENYQQADGSVKVPKALVSYLGTEVIK